In Musa acuminata AAA Group cultivar baxijiao chromosome BXJ3-9, Cavendish_Baxijiao_AAA, whole genome shotgun sequence, a single genomic region encodes these proteins:
- the LOC135649970 gene encoding transcription factor BIM2-like isoform X1: MEVQGKKVTHDFLSLYSSDSSLQLEDPRPPSQGFFLKTRDFLQPPERGKEEDAVPVERPAEQALPGEVGTYAIGHAAGAVKPQRRGCSEAPGFPAGLQTKPEPEYGGRTTTTASYRHAGGTSYTPWDDNDTDSGGQRTSHFAAAGECHDSGPIPATVAIAAATTGRQDSTPEKKQLTETATSRSSRAYDGVEDEDFAKREGSSASKGDADLTIKVDGKASCVDQRPNNPRSKHSATEQRRRSKINDRFQLLRELIPHSDQRRDKASFLMEVIEYVRFLQEKIQKHESSPPGWNKDNTKLIRWNNSQVPPNGLSVPPHVVKNDSAPPAHVFSKQLDESRVPVVPPSPLSLHSPPATGHTAGVFYKTNSNLVATQNLLQPRLFPVGSETSISQSQQRLADAGTMASHNRSPCVRTCSLADCSVSKQMLNEQEELTIDEGTISVSTVYSHGLLNTLTEALQSSGIDLSQANISVQFKFGKPPINKRPDATATTSTIKEPEDPASCNQSIGYRRMGISGEESSRASKRHKAHR; encoded by the exons ATGGAGGTCCAAG GGAAGAAAGTAACTCATGATTTCCTTTCGCTTTACTCCTCGGATTCGTCATTGCAGCTCGAAGATCCAAGGCCTCCCTCACAAG GCTTCTTTTTGAAGACGCGAGACTTCCTTCAACCGCCAGAGCGGGGAAAAGAGGAGGACGCTGTCCCGGTCGAGAGGCCGGCCGAGCAAGCGCTTCCCGGCGAGGTGGGCACGTACGCCATCGGTCATGCGGCGGGCGCGGTGAAGCCGCAGCGGAGAGGGTGCAGCGAGGCGCCGGGTTTCCCTGCCGGGTTACAGACCAAACCCGAACCCGAATACGGTGGCcggaccaccaccaccgccagctATCGCCACGCCGGCGGCACTTCTTACACGCCGTGGGACGACAACGACACGGATTCGGGAG GGCAGAGGACGTCACACTTTGCTGCCGCAGGCGAATGCCACGATTCTGGACCCatccccgccaccgtcgccatagCCGCAGCCACCACTGGCAG GCAGGACTCAACGCCAGAGAAGAAGCAGCTGACAGAGACTGCCACATCGAGATCCAGTCGAGCTTATGATGGAGTGGAAGATGAGGATTTTGCAAAGAGGGAAGGCTCTTCCGCCAGTAAAG GGGATGCAGATTTGACCATCAAAGTGGATGGAAAAGCGAGCTGCGTCGATCAGAGACCAAACAACCCACGATCAAAGCATTCTGCCACAGAgcagagaagaagaagcaaaatCAATGATAG ATTTCAATTACTCAGGGAGCTCATTCCTCATAGCGATCAGAGGAGGGATAAAGCTTCGTTTCTCATGGAG GTCATTGAATACGTCCGTTTCCTACAAGAGAAGATACAGAAGCACGAGTCATCACCCCCAGGATGGAATAAGGACAATACCAAGTTAATACGATGG AACAACAGCCAAGTCCCTCCAAATGGTTTATCTGTCCCACCTCATGTAGTGAAAAATGATTCTGCTCCTCCTGCACATGTGTTCTCCAAACAACTTGATGAAAGTAGAGTTCCAGTTGTACCTCCTTCCCCATTAAGTCTGCACAGTCCACCCGCTACAGGTCATACTGCTGGTGTCTTTTACAAGACAAATAGTAACCTGGTTGCCACACAGAATCTATTGCAACCAAGGTTGTTCCCTGTTGGAAGCGAAACTAGCATTTCTCAGTCACAGCAGAGGCTGGCTGATGCTGGTACCATGGCATCCCACAATCGATCTCCCTGTGTAAGAACATGCAGCCTTGCTGATTGTTCTGTTAGCAAGCAGATGTTGAATGAACAAGAGGAGCTGACAATTGATGAGGGCACAATTAGTGTGTCTACTGTTTACTCCCATGG GTTGTTAAACACGTTGACGGAGGCATTGCAAAGCTCTGGCATAGATCTGTCTCAAGCCAATATCTCTGTACAGTTTAAATTTGGCAAGCCACCAATTAATAAGAGGCCTGATGCCACAGCCACAACTTCCACCATTAAG GAACCAGAAGATCCTGCATCATGTAATCAATCAATTGGTTACCGCAGGATGGGGATCAGTGGCGAGGAATCATCACGAGCATCCAAAAGACACAAAGCTCATCGCTAG
- the LOC135649970 gene encoding transcription factor BIM2-like isoform X2 — MEVQGKKVTHDFLSLYSSDSSLQLEDPRPPSQGFFLKTRDFLQPPERGKEEDAVPVERPAEQALPGEVGTYAIGHAAGAVKPQRRGCSEAPGFPAGLQTKPEPEYGGRTTTTASYRHAGGTSYTPWDDNDTDSGGQRTSHFAAAGECHDSGPIPATVAIAAATTGRQDSTPEKKQLTETATSRSSRAYDGVEDEDFAKREGSSASKDLTIKVDGKASCVDQRPNNPRSKHSATEQRRRSKINDRFQLLRELIPHSDQRRDKASFLMEVIEYVRFLQEKIQKHESSPPGWNKDNTKLIRWNNSQVPPNGLSVPPHVVKNDSAPPAHVFSKQLDESRVPVVPPSPLSLHSPPATGHTAGVFYKTNSNLVATQNLLQPRLFPVGSETSISQSQQRLADAGTMASHNRSPCVRTCSLADCSVSKQMLNEQEELTIDEGTISVSTVYSHGLLNTLTEALQSSGIDLSQANISVQFKFGKPPINKRPDATATTSTIKEPEDPASCNQSIGYRRMGISGEESSRASKRHKAHR, encoded by the exons ATGGAGGTCCAAG GGAAGAAAGTAACTCATGATTTCCTTTCGCTTTACTCCTCGGATTCGTCATTGCAGCTCGAAGATCCAAGGCCTCCCTCACAAG GCTTCTTTTTGAAGACGCGAGACTTCCTTCAACCGCCAGAGCGGGGAAAAGAGGAGGACGCTGTCCCGGTCGAGAGGCCGGCCGAGCAAGCGCTTCCCGGCGAGGTGGGCACGTACGCCATCGGTCATGCGGCGGGCGCGGTGAAGCCGCAGCGGAGAGGGTGCAGCGAGGCGCCGGGTTTCCCTGCCGGGTTACAGACCAAACCCGAACCCGAATACGGTGGCcggaccaccaccaccgccagctATCGCCACGCCGGCGGCACTTCTTACACGCCGTGGGACGACAACGACACGGATTCGGGAG GGCAGAGGACGTCACACTTTGCTGCCGCAGGCGAATGCCACGATTCTGGACCCatccccgccaccgtcgccatagCCGCAGCCACCACTGGCAG GCAGGACTCAACGCCAGAGAAGAAGCAGCTGACAGAGACTGCCACATCGAGATCCAGTCGAGCTTATGATGGAGTGGAAGATGAGGATTTTGCAAAGAGGGAAGGCTCTTCCGCCAGTAAAG ATTTGACCATCAAAGTGGATGGAAAAGCGAGCTGCGTCGATCAGAGACCAAACAACCCACGATCAAAGCATTCTGCCACAGAgcagagaagaagaagcaaaatCAATGATAG ATTTCAATTACTCAGGGAGCTCATTCCTCATAGCGATCAGAGGAGGGATAAAGCTTCGTTTCTCATGGAG GTCATTGAATACGTCCGTTTCCTACAAGAGAAGATACAGAAGCACGAGTCATCACCCCCAGGATGGAATAAGGACAATACCAAGTTAATACGATGG AACAACAGCCAAGTCCCTCCAAATGGTTTATCTGTCCCACCTCATGTAGTGAAAAATGATTCTGCTCCTCCTGCACATGTGTTCTCCAAACAACTTGATGAAAGTAGAGTTCCAGTTGTACCTCCTTCCCCATTAAGTCTGCACAGTCCACCCGCTACAGGTCATACTGCTGGTGTCTTTTACAAGACAAATAGTAACCTGGTTGCCACACAGAATCTATTGCAACCAAGGTTGTTCCCTGTTGGAAGCGAAACTAGCATTTCTCAGTCACAGCAGAGGCTGGCTGATGCTGGTACCATGGCATCCCACAATCGATCTCCCTGTGTAAGAACATGCAGCCTTGCTGATTGTTCTGTTAGCAAGCAGATGTTGAATGAACAAGAGGAGCTGACAATTGATGAGGGCACAATTAGTGTGTCTACTGTTTACTCCCATGG GTTGTTAAACACGTTGACGGAGGCATTGCAAAGCTCTGGCATAGATCTGTCTCAAGCCAATATCTCTGTACAGTTTAAATTTGGCAAGCCACCAATTAATAAGAGGCCTGATGCCACAGCCACAACTTCCACCATTAAG GAACCAGAAGATCCTGCATCATGTAATCAATCAATTGGTTACCGCAGGATGGGGATCAGTGGCGAGGAATCATCACGAGCATCCAAAAGACACAAAGCTCATCGCTAG
- the LOC103999255 gene encoding transcription factor bHLH49 isoform X1, which translates to MMNPFDATTSRDNSGAQMQKKNKIDMMEAVRISSLSTDYVSKNGSLMKEQKDMHHQPNRTGVHQEDPSNLATAAGNSSSSTTRRRANEIPMEMEEDHEPKSERKSLTVATVNPKRKQVKDITESDLVHVRARHGQATSNHSLAERVRREKINERMKLLQGLVPGCSKVTGKAVMLDEIINYVQSLQQQVEFLSMKLAAINPRLDIDREGVLPKYLLQPCNSPSAAAGFSSDIIHPQLHLPHQGLIQSGLSGTRNPPDLLGRSIDTQMTAEDGYNMQVSNAWDEELHNVVQMRCSSSTNLYTHRIQQ; encoded by the exons ATGATGAATCCTTTCGATGCAACTACATCAAGAGATAACTCTGGAGCTCAGATgcagaagaagaacaaaatcGACATGATGGAAGCTGTCAGAATTTCCTCATTATCTACTGATTATGTATCCAAGAATGGCAGTCTGATGAAGGAACAAAAGGACATGCATCATCAGCCTAACCGCACTGGTGTTCACCAAGAAGATCCATCTAATCTGGCCACTGCAGCTGGGAATTCTTCTTCCTCTACGACAAGGAGAAGAGCAAATGAG ATACCTATGGAGATGGAAGAGGATCATGAACCGAAATCCGAGCGAAAGAGTTTGACGGTGGCTACTGTTAATCCTAAACGGAAGCAGGTAAAAGACATCACTGAATCAGATCTAGTTCACGTCCGGGCTAGGCATGGCCAGGCAACGAGCAACCACAGTCTTGCAGAAAGA GTAAGAAGGGAAAAGATCAATGAGAGGATGAAGCTTCTTCAAGGCCTTGTTCCTGGTTGCAGCAAG GTCACAGGAAAAGCAGTAATGCTGGATGAGATCATCAACTACGTTCAATCACTACAACAGCAGGTTGAG TTCCTGTCAATGAAGCTTGCAGCTATCAATCCAAGGCTGGACATTGACAGAGAGGGAGTTCTTCCTAAATAT CTACTTCAGCCCTGCAATAGCCCCTCAGCTGCTGCTGGTTTCTCATCAGACATAATTCATCCGCAACTACATCTGCCACACCAGGGTTTGATCCAATCTGGGTTATCTGGGACCAGAAACCCTCCAGATTTACTTGGAAGATCAATAGATACTCAAATGACTGCAGAAGATGGATATAACATGCAG GTGTCTAATGCATGGGATGAAGAGCTCCACAATGTTGTGCAAATGAGATGTAGCAGCAGTACCAATCTCTATACTCATAGAATTCAACAGTAA
- the LOC103999255 gene encoding transcription factor bHLH49 isoform X2, translated as MMNPFDATTSRDNSGAQMQKKNKIDMMEAVRISSLSTDYVSKNGSLMKEQKDMHHQPNRTGVHQEDPSNLATAAGNSSSSTTRRRANEIPMEMEEDHEPKSERKSLTVATVNPKRKQVKDITESDLVHVRARHGQATSNHSLAERVRREKINERMKLLQGLVPGCSKVTGKAVMLDEIINYVQSLQQQVELAAINPRLDIDREGVLPKYLLQPCNSPSAAAGFSSDIIHPQLHLPHQGLIQSGLSGTRNPPDLLGRSIDTQMTAEDGYNMQVSNAWDEELHNVVQMRCSSSTNLYTHRIQQ; from the exons ATGATGAATCCTTTCGATGCAACTACATCAAGAGATAACTCTGGAGCTCAGATgcagaagaagaacaaaatcGACATGATGGAAGCTGTCAGAATTTCCTCATTATCTACTGATTATGTATCCAAGAATGGCAGTCTGATGAAGGAACAAAAGGACATGCATCATCAGCCTAACCGCACTGGTGTTCACCAAGAAGATCCATCTAATCTGGCCACTGCAGCTGGGAATTCTTCTTCCTCTACGACAAGGAGAAGAGCAAATGAG ATACCTATGGAGATGGAAGAGGATCATGAACCGAAATCCGAGCGAAAGAGTTTGACGGTGGCTACTGTTAATCCTAAACGGAAGCAGGTAAAAGACATCACTGAATCAGATCTAGTTCACGTCCGGGCTAGGCATGGCCAGGCAACGAGCAACCACAGTCTTGCAGAAAGA GTAAGAAGGGAAAAGATCAATGAGAGGATGAAGCTTCTTCAAGGCCTTGTTCCTGGTTGCAGCAAG GTCACAGGAAAAGCAGTAATGCTGGATGAGATCATCAACTACGTTCAATCACTACAACAGCAGGTTGAG CTTGCAGCTATCAATCCAAGGCTGGACATTGACAGAGAGGGAGTTCTTCCTAAATAT CTACTTCAGCCCTGCAATAGCCCCTCAGCTGCTGCTGGTTTCTCATCAGACATAATTCATCCGCAACTACATCTGCCACACCAGGGTTTGATCCAATCTGGGTTATCTGGGACCAGAAACCCTCCAGATTTACTTGGAAGATCAATAGATACTCAAATGACTGCAGAAGATGGATATAACATGCAG GTGTCTAATGCATGGGATGAAGAGCTCCACAATGTTGTGCAAATGAGATGTAGCAGCAGTACCAATCTCTATACTCATAGAATTCAACAGTAA